The Fuscovulum sp. sequence GGGATCGCCCCGCCCGAGGTGAAAAGCCGGGACATCTATCTGGGGTCGATACCGTTCATCATCTTGCAGTTGATTCTGGTGGCGTTGATCATCACCTTCCCGGGGATCGTTGACGGGCTGATCACTGAGGAAGTGCTGCTGGATGATGCGGCGATTGATCTGCAACTGGACGCGCTGCCGATGCCCGGTCTTGAGGCACCCGCGCTTGACCTTGACCTTTCGCCGGCACCCGCGCCGGCGGGCGACTGAACGTACTGATCCGAAAACTCAAAGGGAGGCCTAAATGAAAAGACGCAATTTCCTGTCCACCGCAGCAGTGGGGACAATCGCAGCCGGTCTGGCGGCACCTGCCATCGCGCAGACGGCGCCGAAGGTAAGCTGGCGCCTGACCTCGGGCTTCCCGAAGGCGCTGGATACCATCTATGGCGCGGCGGAAGACTTTGCCAAATACGTGAGCGATGCGACCGACGGCAACTTCCAGATCCAGTCCTTCCCGGCGGGCGAGATCGTTCCTATGCCCGAGGCAGCCGATGCCGTCGGGTCGGGCACCGTCGAGATGACTCATACCGCCAGCTACTACTACTGGGGCAAGGACCCGACCTATGCGCTGGGCACGGCTGTTCCCTTCGGGCTGAACGTGCGCGGCTTGAACGCGTGGAACTATGACGGCGGTGGCATCGACATGATGAACACCTTCTATGCCAAGCAGAACCTGATCGGCTTCCCCGGTGGCAATACCGGCTGCCAGATGGGCGGCTGGTGGCGCAAGGAGATCAACTCGCTGGCCGATCTTCAGGGTGTGAAGATGCGCATCGGCGGCATGGGCGGCAAGGTGATGGAAGCGCTGGGCGTCGTGCCGCAGCAGATCCCGGGCGGCGAGATCTATCCGTCGCTGGAACGCGGCACGATCGATGCGGCGGAATGGGTCGGCCCCTATGACGACGAAAAGCTGGGCCTCAACAAGGTGGCGCCGTTCTATTACTATCCGGGGTTCTGGGAAGGCGGCGCGATGCTGCATTTCATGATCAACCTGGGCAAGTGGAACGAGCTGACCCCGGCCTATCAGGCCATCGTCAAATCGGCTGCGGCACAGGCCAACGCAACCATGCTGGCCAAGTATGACTATCGCAACCCGGCTGCGCTGCGCAGCCTGATCGCGGGCGGCGCGCAGCTGAAGCCCTATCCGGATGACGTGCTGATGAAGGCCTTCGAAGAGGCGAACAAGCTTTACGCCACGCTGTCGGCCGAGAATGCGGACTTCAAGACGATCTATGACGCGCAGACCGCCTATCGCAACGAAGCGAACCTGTGGAACCAAGTGGCGGAATACACATTCGACACGTTCATGATCCGCAACCGCCCGCGCGGCTGATCGCGCAGGCAGATGAAAACCGGGGGGGCCGCACTGCGATGGTGCGGCCCTTCTTAACAAAAGGGATGTTTCCATGAAGCTTTACTATTCGCCCGGGGCCTGTTCGCTGGCCTCGCATATCGTTCTGGCCGAAAGCGGGGCTGACTATTCCGTAGAGCGGGCCGATATCCGCGCCAAGAAGACGGAAAGCGGTGGCGATTTCACTGCCATCAGCCCGCGCGGGGCGGTGCCGGTGCTGGTGCTTGAGGATGGCGAAGTGCTGACCGAGGGCGTGGCGATCATGCAGTTTGTGGCCGACAGCGTGACGCCGGGCAAGCTGCCCGCCGCAGGCACGCTGGCGCGGGCGCGGCTGCAAGAAGCGCTGAACTTTGTATCGACCGAAGTGCACAAGACCTATTCTCCTTTTTTCCGGGGGCTGGAGGGCGCAGTGAAAGAGGCGCAGCTGGCGCTGCTGAATAACCGTCTGGCGCTGGTGGAGGCACGGCTTGCCGATGGGCGCGACTATCTGCTGGGCGCGGATTTCACCCCGGCGGATGCCTATCTGTTCACCGTCACCAACTGGTCCAAGGGGATTGGGCATGACCTTTCCGCCTTCCCGAAGCTGGAGGCGGTGCGCGCGCGGATTGCGGCGCGCCCTGCGGTGCAGGCGGCGATGACGGCGGAAGGTCTGCTGAAGTAAGGCTGCAACTTTTGGAAACGCAAAAGGCCCGCGCCGATGGCGCGGGCCTTTCTTATGGCGTCAGGCTTTTCTCAGATCAGCGCGACGTAACCGGCATAGGCGGCCAGCAGCACAGCGCCCGCGATGCGGGGCAGGCCACCGAGGATAAAGGCCAGAACCGTGAGGCCGATTGCAGCCCCGGCGACCCAAGGCATGTCGACCGATGCAAAGCGCGGATCGGCAGGGATCGGAGCAATTAGGGCGGTAGTGCCCAGAATGCCGAAGATGTTGAAGATGTTCGATCCGACGATATTGCCGACAGCAATCTCGGTCTGCTTGCGGATGGCGGCGATGACCGAGGTTGCCAGTTCGGGCAGCGAGGTGCCGACGGCGACGATGGTGAGGCCGATGACCGCCTCAGATATGCCGAAGGCACGGGCGAGTTCGGTGGAGCTGTCCACCAGAAGCCGCGCACCGATGACCAGCACGACCAGACCGCCCAGCGTCATGGCCCAGGCCTTCCACTGGGGGATGTCGCCTGCGTTGGCCTCTTCCGGTTCCACTTTGCCGGTGGTGAAGGCAACGATCAGGAAGATCAGCAGGCCGCCGATCAGCAGGGCACCGTCAAGGCGCGTGACATCGCCATCCAGCAGCATCACCCAGATCACCGCCGTGGCCAGCAGCATGAAGCCCAGATCGCGCCACAGCTTGCGCACGGGAATGATCAGCGGGGCGATCAGCGCCGAGATGCCAAGGATCAAGAGGATATTGGCGATGTTCGATCCCAGCACGTTGCCGATGGCAATGGCGGGCTGTCCGGCCATGGCGGCCTGAACAGAGACGAGCATTTCCGGGGCCGAGGTGCCGAAACCCACGATGGTAAGGCCGATCACCATGGGCGACAGGCGGAAGTGCTTGGCGATGGCTGTCGCCCCGCGCACCAGATATTCGCCGCCAAAGAACAGGGCGACGAGGCCCAGTGCGAAGAGAAGATACGTCATCATAACCCCAAGTCAGTTTACCATGTTGCGCCCCACATCGTGTCTGGATCGGGAAGGACAAGAGGGGGCGGGTGAAAAAGCGCAGAAAGCGCGGGTTTTGCACGGCCCCCGTGGCGAGGCAGTCACGCCTTTGTGTGTTCGATCAGATCCCAGCGGTTGCCAAAGGGATCGCGCCAGACGGCGACGATGCCATAGGGTTCATGGCGGGGGGCCTCTTCGAACACCACGCCATGTGCCAGCATGCGGGCATGATCGCGGGCGAAATCGTCGGTTTCCAGAAACAGCCAGACGCGGCCTGCGCCCTGCATCCCGATTGCGGCCTGCTGATCCGGCCCTTCGGCGCGGGCAAGTATCAAGCGGCAGCCGCCGCCGGGCGGTTCCACGGTGACCCAGCGCTTGTGGCCCTGATCCAGATCGGCGGTCAGGCGAAAGCCAAGGGCGGTGACGAAAAAGGCGATGGCGCTGTCATAGTCCGGCACGATCAGCGACACGCCTGCAAGGCGGCTTTGCGCCATGGATCAGGCGTCGCGCGGGGTGCGGGTTTCGGGCAGCGAGATGCGGGCCACCTGTTCGGCAATGGGATCGACCGACAGGGGGTGCAGTTCGGCTTTGTGATCGGCCGGATCGCCAATGTCATGCCAGCGGCCGCCCTTGTAAATCTCCAGCGCGTTGAACCCCGCCTTGTAGCCCATCTTGCGCGACCCCGGCACCCAATAGCCGAGATAGACGTAAGGCAGCCCCGCCTCGCGCGCGATGTCGATGTGATCGAGGATCAGATAGGTGCCCAGCGACAGATCGGCGAGATCGGGGTCATAGAAGCTGTAGACCATCGACAACCCGTCATCGAACACATCCGTCAGGCAGACAGCGGCGAGGGGGCGGCCCGTTTCACCCGGACCGGGGGGGCGGGAATATTCGATGACACGGGATTTGATCGGCGTCTCTTCGATCATGGCCGCGAATTCGAAGATATCCATGTCGGCCATACCGCCATCGGCATGGCGGGTGTCGAGATAGCGGCGGAAGAGCGAGAACTGATCTTCGGTCGCCCAGGGCGAGGTGGCGTTGCGGCGCAGGTCTTCGCATTTCTTCAGCACCCGGCGCTGGGTGCGGCGGGGCGAGAAATCGGCCACCCGGATGCGCGCCGAGAGGCAGGCCGAACATTCCGCGCAGGACGGGCGGTAGAGCACGTTCTGGCTGCGCCGAAAGCCCTGCTTGGACAGGGTATCGTTCAGCTTTTGCGCATGTTCCCCTTGCAGGGCGGTAAACAGCTTCCGTTCCATCCGGCCATCCAGATAGGGGCAGGGCTGCGGAGCCGTCACATAGAACTGGGGCGCGATGGGAAGGGTGTGGCGCATCTTCGGATGATCATGGAAACCATCACAACCCTAGCAAGGGCGATGCCTGCCGCCAAGCCGGGAATCCGGCATCATCCGGGCCTTTTCAGCCGATTGTCGGGGAATTCCAAGGCCCGCCTCGGCGGTGAGGTCACCGGTGGCGGGCTTGGGAGCTTTGCGGGCGGTGCGAGAGACTCAGGCCGCGCGGTTGATCGCGACAGTGCCCAGAACCATGTCGGTCAGACCTTGGCCCCGGCGGCTGATCATCATCAGCGCGACAGACAGGATTTGCGGCAGCACGAAGGCCATGGACAGCGAATAGCCCAGCGTGTGCAGGAAGGCGGTGGCGGCATCGAAACGCTGCCCATAGCGATCAAGCAACTGGATCGACATCAGCCGCATGCCCCAGGTGGCGGAATTGCCCGACAGGGTGACCCAGCGATAGAGAAAGCCCACGGCGAGCCAGACCAGCGGCAGGATGAACAGCGCGGTCAGCGCGGTGACTAGGGCCACCAGCGCCACAATCAGCGTGACGAAGATGGTGTCGACAATCCAGGCGATGCCGCGCTTGAAGGCCACGCCGCTGTAGAATTCGGCATGGCGGTCGGGGTCGGGCTGGGCGTTGATCAGGCTGTCGGACATCATGTGCGGGGTTCCGTGGCAGATGGGGAAGAGGTGGCCCTTGCGGGCCACCGGTTCAAGTGTTTGGGCCGGTCACGCGTCGGCGGGCGGCGGGATGTCGGCAACCGGGCGCGGACTGCGGGCGCGGTCATCCATGAAGGCGTCGAATTCCTGCTTGTCCTTGGCTTCGCGCAGACGGTTCAGGAAGCCCTCAAAGGCGGCTTGCTCTTCTTCGAGGCGGCGCAGGGTTTCGGCCTTGTAGGCATCGAAGGCGCTGTTGCCCGAAGAGGAGTAGACACGATGCGCGCCCCATTCGGCACGGTTGGACTTGCGGCAGGACGATCCGAACATGGTTTTGCTCCAGCGGTTGGTCATGGTCATATAGGCGACGAGGGCGAGGCCCACGGGCCAGAAGAAGATGAAGCCCAGCACCATGGCGGTGATCCAGGCCTTGCGGCCATGGCCATCAAGCCAGGCCTCGGCGCGGCGCGGCCAGGACAGGAGGCCGCCCGGAACGCGGGGGGCGGCGGAGGGAAAGCTGTTCATCGGCGGTCTCCGGTTGAAGGTTGATGTGAATGTCTTTCACATTGGGGAAGATGAGGGGGAAAGGGGCCGCGTTCAAGAGGGCATGTTAAAATAATTCACATCGCATTCCGGCGGGGCTGGCGGTGATCTTGCGGCGCGCGGGCAGGGCCCGCGCAAGGCTGTTCTCCCCACCCGCGCCATGCGGCGCGTGCGGGGCCCCGGGAAGGGGCGTTCCGCCCCCTCTTGGCGCATGCGCGCCAATTCACCCCCTGAGGGTATTTGGGGCCAAGATGAAGAGGCTGGGCAGTGCGCTCTATGCGGTAAACGGGGCGAGGGTGGCGCCGGTGAGGCGGTACAGGTCGGCGGGGGCGATGGGGAAGATGTGGCGCGGCGTGCCAGCGGCGGCCCAGAGGAGGGGGAACTCCATCAGGCGGGGATCGAGCCAGGTCGGCAGTGGTGTCAGATGGCCGACCGGGGCCACGCCGCCGATGGCAAAGCCCGTAATCCGGCGGACGGCGTCAATTTCGGCGCGGGCGAGAGCTTCGCCCGCCAGAGTGGCGGCGCGCGTGGGGTCCACCTGATTGCCGCCTGCGGTGAGGAAGAGGAAAAGTCGCCCGCTGTTGGCCCCGGCGAAAAGGATGGATTTCACGATTTGGTCGAGGGCGACCCCGGCGGCTGTCGCGGCCTGCTGGGCGGTGCGGGTTTCGGACGGCATTTCCAGCGGCGTGATGGTCAGGCCTGCGGTCTGCAAGGCGGCGGTGACACGGGCGAGGCTTTTGCTCATCGGGGGCGTCCTGACTGGGGTGGGAGGGGTGTAGCGCGCGCGGGAGGTCTGGGGCAAGATGGGGGTAGCTTTGCCTGCGTTGACCCCGTATCGCGGGCGGCGCATGGTGGCGGCATGACCCGTGATCCTGCACCTGCTGCCTTTGCCGCCCGTCTGCGCCGTTCGCCAATTGCCTTTGACGCCGAGGCGGGGCGGGATGCGGCGCGCGCTTTTGCCGACCTGCCGCCCGAGGTGGCGGGGCTGATCGGGGGGACGGCGGGATGCAGCCCCTATCTGAAGGGACTGATGACGCGCGAGGCGGCGTGGCTGCGCGCGGCACTGGCCGAGGCACCAGAAACGGTGCTGGCGGACCTGCTGGCCGCCCCGGAAGCCGCGCTGGAGGCCGGGGCAGAGGCGCTGGGCGAGGCGTTGCGGACGGCCAAGCGCCGCGTGGCACTGCTGGCGGCGCTGTGCGATCTGGGCGGGGTCTGGACGCTGGAGGCGGTGACCGGCGCGCTGACCGGGCTGGCGGATCGGGCGGTGGATCTGTCCATCCGGGCCTTTGTGGCCGAGGAGATCCGGCGTGGCAAGTTGCCCGGCGCGGTGGCGGAGGATGCGGCGACCGGGGCGGGGATGGTTGCGCTGGCCATGGGGAAGATGGGGGCGGGGGAGCTTAACTATTCCTCGGACATCGACCTGATCTGCCTGTTCGACGAGACGCGCTATGGCGATGCGGCGCAAGAGGCGCGGGCGGCGTTCATCCGGGTGACGCGCAAGATGGCGGCGCTGCTGAGCGATCTGACGGCGGGGGGCTATGTGTTCCGCACCGATCTGCGGCTGCGGCCCGATGCGGCGGTGACGCCGGTTTGCATATCAATGGCGGCAGCAGAGAGTTACTATGAAAGCGTGGGCCGGACCTGGGAGCGGGCGGCCTATATCAAGGCGCGGCCCTGTGGGGGCGATCTTGTGGCAGGGGAGCGGTTCCTTAAGGCGCTGACGCCCTTTGTCTGGCGCAAGCATCTGGATTACGCGGCCATTCAGGATGCGCA is a genomic window containing:
- a CDS encoding arginyltransferase, whose protein sequence is MRHTLPIAPQFYVTAPQPCPYLDGRMERKLFTALQGEHAQKLNDTLSKQGFRRSQNVLYRPSCAECSACLSARIRVADFSPRRTQRRVLKKCEDLRRNATSPWATEDQFSLFRRYLDTRHADGGMADMDIFEFAAMIEETPIKSRVIEYSRPPGPGETGRPLAAVCLTDVFDDGLSMVYSFYDPDLADLSLGTYLILDHIDIAREAGLPYVYLGYWVPGSRKMGYKAGFNALEIYKGGRWHDIGDPADHKAELHPLSVDPIAEQVARISLPETRTPRDA
- a CDS encoding TRAP transporter substrate-binding protein, with protein sequence MKRRNFLSTAAVGTIAAGLAAPAIAQTAPKVSWRLTSGFPKALDTIYGAAEDFAKYVSDATDGNFQIQSFPAGEIVPMPEAADAVGSGTVEMTHTASYYYWGKDPTYALGTAVPFGLNVRGLNAWNYDGGGIDMMNTFYAKQNLIGFPGGNTGCQMGGWWRKEINSLADLQGVKMRIGGMGGKVMEALGVVPQQIPGGEIYPSLERGTIDAAEWVGPYDDEKLGLNKVAPFYYYPGFWEGGAMLHFMINLGKWNELTPAYQAIVKSAAAQANATMLAKYDYRNPAALRSLIAGGAQLKPYPDDVLMKAFEEANKLYATLSAENADFKTIYDAQTAYRNEANLWNQVAEYTFDTFMIRNRPRG
- a CDS encoding YbaK/EbsC family protein encodes the protein MSKSLARVTAALQTAGLTITPLEMPSETRTAQQAATAAGVALDQIVKSILFAGANSGRLFLFLTAGGNQVDPTRAATLAGEALARAEIDAVRRITGFAIGGVAPVGHLTPLPTWLDPRLMEFPLLWAAAGTPRHIFPIAPADLYRLTGATLAPFTA
- the gstA gene encoding glutathione transferase GstA, which produces MKLYYSPGACSLASHIVLAESGADYSVERADIRAKKTESGGDFTAISPRGAVPVLVLEDGEVLTEGVAIMQFVADSVTPGKLPAAGTLARARLQEALNFVSTEVHKTYSPFFRGLEGAVKEAQLALLNNRLALVEARLADGRDYLLGADFTPADAYLFTVTNWSKGIGHDLSAFPKLEAVRARIAARPAVQAAMTAEGLLK
- a CDS encoding calcium/sodium antiporter, giving the protein MTYLLFALGLVALFFGGEYLVRGATAIAKHFRLSPMVIGLTIVGFGTSAPEMLVSVQAAMAGQPAIAIGNVLGSNIANILLILGISALIAPLIIPVRKLWRDLGFMLLATAVIWVMLLDGDVTRLDGALLIGGLLIFLIVAFTTGKVEPEEANAGDIPQWKAWAMTLGGLVVLVIGARLLVDSSTELARAFGISEAVIGLTIVAVGTSLPELATSVIAAIRKQTEIAVGNIVGSNIFNIFGILGTTALIAPIPADPRFASVDMPWVAGAAIGLTVLAFILGGLPRIAGAVLLAAYAGYVALI
- a CDS encoding DUF2852 domain-containing protein, with the translated sequence MNSFPSAAPRVPGGLLSWPRRAEAWLDGHGRKAWITAMVLGFIFFWPVGLALVAYMTMTNRWSKTMFGSSCRKSNRAEWGAHRVYSSSGNSAFDAYKAETLRRLEEEQAAFEGFLNRLREAKDKQEFDAFMDDRARSPRPVADIPPPADA
- a CDS encoding VOC family protein → MAQSRLAGVSLIVPDYDSAIAFFVTALGFRLTADLDQGHKRWVTVEPPGGGCRLILARAEGPDQQAAIGMQGAGRVWLFLETDDFARDHARMLAHGVVFEEAPRHEPYGIVAVWRDPFGNRWDLIEHTKA
- a CDS encoding RDD family protein is translated as MSDSLINAQPDPDRHAEFYSGVAFKRGIAWIVDTIFVTLIVALVALVTALTALFILPLVWLAVGFLYRWVTLSGNSATWGMRLMSIQLLDRYGQRFDAATAFLHTLGYSLSMAFVLPQILSVALMMISRRGQGLTDMVLGTVAINRAA